From Plasmodium brasilianum strain Bolivian I chromosome 3, whole genome shotgun sequence, the proteins below share one genomic window:
- a CDS encoding hypothetical protein (conserved Plasmodium protein): MLIEKRIDNRNFDFVLPVHVDIDEINEYNKTCKYISGNINPEVYSKNTNNTISTIIGGEQNYDLVESSKKILLGNGMSSIVTSTLIGPVPNNLMFSKGVESVQFNIRIKNIQGCRNEREKMFEELITKMFEQILDNSLYKFQLFNIRIQILCECTFILSSIINSVMLNFIHNNISLNYVIAAVNIGIVDQAKYKAYIEERRSLSIHILDQVSSEREVVHKWKEDDVRNEWEAAYELHKHKLFYEQRDGRYIPQIIVDPLNSEIDLYCSSAFCFIIAPEFHKVISNILIKQYLGISRGLFNLSKSYACQASKLLHENIRKNFTAHLKKIETSLHSNYF; this comes from the coding sequence ATGCTTATAGAGAAAAGGATAGACAACCGGAACTTCGATTTTGTATTACCGGTGCATGTGGATATAGATGAAATAAATGAGTACAACAAAACatgcaaatatattagtGGAAATATAAACCCAGAAGTATATAGTAAGAACACAAATAATACGATAAGTACAATAATTGGAGGAGAGCAGAATTATGATTTAGTCGAATcgagtaaaaaaatattacttggTAACGGTATGAGCAGTATAGTAACAAGTACGCTAATTGGTCCAGTACCGAACAATTTAATGTTTAGTAAAGGGGTTGAGTCAGTGCAGTTTAACAtaaggataaaaaatatacaaggATGCAGAAATGAAAGAGAGAAGATGTTCGAAGAgttaattacaaaaatgtttGAGCAAATACTTGATAACAGTTTGTATAAAtttcaattatttaatataaggATTCAAATATTATGTGAATGTACTTTTATCTTATCAAGTATAATAAACTCAGTTATGCTAAATTTCAtccataataatattagtttGAATTATGTTATTGCTGCTGTGAATATTGGTATTGTTGACCAGGCCAAATATAAAGCATACATAGAGGAGAGGCGCTCCTTGTCTATTCACATCCTGGACCAGGTTAGCAGCGAAAGGGAAGTAGTACATAAATGGAAAGAAGATGATGTACGCAATGAATGGGAAGCGGCATACGAATTACACAAACATAAgcttttttatgaacaaagaGATGGAAGGTACATTCCCCAAATTATAGTTGACCCCCTTAACAGCGAAATAGATCTCTACTGTAGTAGTGCCTTTTGCTTTATCATTGCTCCAGAATTTCATAAAGTGatatcaaatatattaataaaacaatacCTAGGAATTTCAAGAGGGCTTTTTAATTTGTCAAAATCGTATGCATGTCAAGCTTCGAAATTGCTACATGAGAACATCCGAAAAAATTTCACAGCGCACTTGAAAAAAATCGAGACTAGCCTCCACAGCAACTACTTTTAG